CTCGAGAAGGAATTGTCCACAGTTCCTAGTGGTTATATCAAACTAATCATAAGCATTGGTGAAAAATGCCTATTGAAAGCAATTAACCCTATTAGAATCACATAGCATAAGAGATCAACCACCTGTGCCTACCCTGTGCTTCTTTTCGGCTCCCAGATCAAATAGATTATCATTAATCGAAGAGCTATAGTGATACAAAATAGAATAAAACCAAGAATATCATTGTTAAATCATTTGAAAACCCAAGTATGCAAAAGAGATTTTGTATGATTTATGAAAATCAATTGAAATATGAACTTGAAATATAAATCACAAGAGATTTTGTATTAAAGAACTAGTCATCAATCAATAAATACTATGTCGGATCAATTATTAACAATGGTTTCCTTTATTAAGAACAAGCAATATTCACGAAGAACATACTACAATGCAACAATGCCATaaccttaatcccaacaatatggattaacaaaagaaaatagCAAGAGGGAACTTCTTAGGAGTTTTAAGATATAAGAAAAGACGAGTTTTTCTGAAACAAAGCCATCTATATGGGCAAGCTGAAAGTATTTTAAACTTAACTTAGTTTTCCCTTAGATTGGATGTTAATGGATGGATTATATTTTCGTTACAACTAATATAATGCTGAAAATTAAAGGACAAAGAGAATTTAGTTTCATCTTGTGCCAGCTTGAGCGCCCTGCAAACTAGGGGCTTCTGCCATCTCCACTCATGAGGTGCTCACCCAAACAATGTGGGTGCTTACTTGAGTACTCATAGACATGAAGTGTTTGACGACTTAGTTTTGCAAATTCACATATACTCTATGTCTCTGATACATTTGACGACACAGTGTTATGAAGTTAGTGAATCCATGCGTTTGCCAGCTTCTACGGCAGTAATCATTGTTATCCTTGGGGAGCTGTAGTTCTATAATTCTATTAGACTTTTCACTTGTCATTAATTACTTTAGAATTTTGAGTGAAAAAACTAGGAACAGTTGAAGGTCGATAGCAACTAGAAGCTCGTGAAATTTTTGCCTGACTAAAGAAAAAGTAATTTGCTTGGACTCATAAATTTTTGTTTCTTGGACTGTTTTAGATACATCTTACCTtgatatttgaaataaaaacaGTAACTGTTTGGCATATTGTATGATTTTCATGTACATGAATAATATTCTGTTTCTAAAAGGTGCCTAGGCTGAGTGGCTGATTTGCATATATGtacattttaatttagttttcttGACTCTAGGAAAGCCTTCGTCTTTGGCTCACATGATGAAATATATTCCAGAAAAGTAGCAAAATCTGTGTCCAGGTAACGTCGTGGATTGTTTTTGCTGATGAGTTTAGGCGAAGGCTGAATAACTCGGTCAAAGGGAAGACTGTGCAAAGAAGCCACAGTTACTCTTGTTTTCTCTTGATTCACTAGAACTCTGTGTAGCACACTCCTATACCTCCCGTTGCTAAATATCTGTGACATAAAGATGAAAGaaactttagtttattataaCATTGCATTGAATCATGCTAGATTATATATCTCTCATTTTATTGAACTTATGAAAGAATATGTTACCTCTAGATGATCACCAATGTTTATGACAAAAGCATTTGGTATTGGCTCGACTGTCAACCATTTTTCTTCAAACTGTATTTGCAAACCCTTGACCTCATCCTGGAGAAGAAGGGTGAGGAAGCCATAGTCTGAGTGTGGTGGCATCCCAAGTGTGAGTTCAGGTTCTGGACATGGTGGGTAACAATTTGCCACGACTATCTGGCTCCCCTCCTGGAATTCTTCCAGAATCTCTTTTTCTTCAGTGAAATTCAATTCTGAAGTACAAAGTCCAAGGCTTTCTAGAATGGCCTCCATCAACATCATAAAAAGGTTTCTGGTTTCCTTTGAGTACGTTGCTGCCTGCGTCCTGTAGAAGAATTTAGATTGAAATGATTAcctagaattaaaaaaaaaaattttttttgagggCATTTGGTGACCAGTAGTTTCTActttatttccaaaatggaAAAGCAGCCACAAAATCTATCATCTGGTGGCTGTCACATTTCCTAAAAGATTCATTGCGTAGTAAAGCAATAGTTGGTAGGGCTGTGGAGGAGAATAAATAATGTCTCTGATTTACCTCAGGTCTTTTGGTGAAGAGGGCCACTGAGAAAGGAAATGATCCGGCATGGGATGACAAACAAGCTTCAAAAAATCTCTCCAACAATAGACTCCATCTTTATTCTGACTAAAGCTAGTTCCGTATCGAACTGGTGCTTTCATGTCTGTGGACATGTACTTGAGTCGTTCGTCGAAGGGGAGCTCGAAAAATCTTTTGCAGACCTCGGTCATCCTATGGATAATATCTGTGGAAATGCCATGATTAACCACCTGCGGCAATACGTATGAGCAGCTTAAAATGGTAAGTCTTATgcttatgtatatatttttttcaatttgaaaactTGGCATGAATGCATTGTGCTGCTAAATGTTTCAGTTAACGGACCTGAAAGAAACCATATTGTTCACATGCCTTAGTAAGGGCTTTGAGAACTCGAGACCGGGTAGGGCCTTGTAGTTCAGCAAAATCTATAACCGGAAGTTTGATGTTTTCCTTAAAATGTGATTCATTTCCTGTACTTGGACGTTCTGTAATGGGTAATATGTACTTGTTTGGGACCTTGTCAATTCCATTCTCATGAAGATGCTTCACACCTTTCTGATATTGAATTTCAGATAGGCTGTCACTCATTCTGGTCGATGATGTGAGTGAAATTGCTGGAGACATTAATGGGAACACCTAATTTCCTGTGACATGCATTCAGTAATGGTCAATTATACATTCTTTTGCATTCAGAAATGGTCAATTATATATGGTCTTATTTCCTGTTAATGAGGAGAAAGGAGAGGGAGGGAGAAGAAAGAGGAGGGGAGAAGAGAGGAAAGTCAACACTGAACATTAGTACATAAATACCATCCGTACCTTATTTCCGAAGATGGCTGAATACTATTAAGGGAAGCTTAGaaatcaactttttttttgagAGTTAATGGTTATGCCGAACTCTATTTATAGAAGTGGCATATGAAGGCTACGTCAAAGGCACAGTTACAAGTTTTTGAAATAAAACCAGAGCTTTGAAAACCAGCTTTGGTTTTTCAGCCAATTCAAGCAACACTTTGTGTATTATAAGACCGTTGACTAAAGTTGGGTCAAAAACATGCTCGTGGGTCCTAAGGTTTCTCCATTTGTGTATTCCCAATCAATTTCAAGTTTTTGTCTATTTTCCTTGATCTAGTTCTCTCACTTGAATATTATATGTTTCATGCAACTGGCTGACTTTtggaataatttttaaaaaatagggtCTATTTCTAATATTGGTTGTCTATTATTGGAGTCTTAATCATGTCATAAAACCCATTTAATTCAGTGTATCTTCCCGGAGGTTCAATCTAAAAAGCTTGGATGCCTAATAATTGCTCAAGTTGTAAATGTTGTGATGTTGTCTGCTGTTCTGCAATAAGATGTACTTCTGGACAATTTACAACTTTCGCTGCATTTGAGTGggaataaaatagtaaatcttATATGCCTCACGTTTTGGAGTTGGCATATCATTGTTGATGAATGCTATCAAGTTGATTCAATGAGCCGGGTGCTAGCAGAAGCTTTGAGTAATATTATCTCAGAATGTTAACTTAAAGCCACCTGTTCACAATTTTCAATGTTCAGAATTGTTCAGCAACAAAGTTCAGAATTGTTCAAATCAAGTAAAATAAGTTACCATATGACCGTTGAAGCATGTTTAACTGGCGGTAATAAAAAGAAGTAAATGGTGATAAATATGTAAATGTtattttaggtaaaaaaaattccCATGATGTTCTTTTTGGAGATGATGAATGATTTTAAAGAAAGACGAATTCTTGAGGAAAAATTGACGTTAGCTGTAAGTTCATTAGCTGACATTTGAGTCTGGCCATGATCCTCAGTTTGATGTTGTCTGATTGAATTTCACAAAGTTCATCCCCAAATTAAACTTGTGTCGAACTCATAAATTAGTTATCGAGCTTGGCTGGATTAAAATAATTCGAGTTGAACCAAACTTGAGGCCAAGACGATATACGCTGCTCTAAAATTAAAAGaggataaaattaattttactcGTTTCTATTGAACAAGCCATGTAGGTCATGTTAAAAGAACTCTTATCGTCGTTATTCAATTGGGAATCTAGGCTTGAGAATAAAGGACATGTGATAATCTCTTGTAATATCTATTGTTTTTCTTTGATTAACAAGCTCACATGCTGAATATTGTAAAGTTGAGTTCGCTTGTTTAATTTTTACCCGTAATTTAAGCTTGAGTTGAGCTTGAATTGAAATGATTGGGAACTTCTCTGTTGTGtcacttcatcatcatcacaaCTTACTCCTATTGCACAAGCGACACTTTTTGTAAATTGTACTCCTTGTCCGTCTATTTTTATTAGAAGTTACCAACTTTGGAGCATATATGCATATGACTTTTTTGGGTTTATTAAACTTTTTAACTTATGCACTGCAGGCAATGTATGTCAGAACTGATTGGCTCCTAGCATCTGATATTTTAGCTCACAAAGTGGTTACAAGTAAGAATGTTTTAAGttcttttcttatttaaaaattatattcctGAACTGCACTAATATGATTCAAGGGCATGCATAAATTAGCTGAGTGTTTAAGAA
The sequence above is drawn from the Amaranthus tricolor cultivar Red isolate AtriRed21 chromosome 5, ASM2621246v1, whole genome shotgun sequence genome and encodes:
- the LOC130814203 gene encoding probable 2-oxoglutarate-dependent dioxygenase SLC1; translated protein: MSPAISLTSSTRMSDSLSEIQYQKGVKHLHENGIDKVPNKYILPITERPSTGNESHFKENIKLPVIDFAELQGPTRSRVLKALTKACEQYGFFQVVNHGISTDIIHRMTEVCKRFFELPFDERLKYMSTDMKAPVRYGTSFSQNKDGVYCWRDFLKLVCHPMPDHFLSQWPSSPKDLRTQAATYSKETRNLFMMLMEAILESLGLCTSELNFTEEKEILEEFQEGSQIVVANCYPPCPEPELTLGMPPHSDYGFLTLLLQDEVKGLQIQFEEKWLTVEPIPNAFVINIGDHLEIFSNGRYRSVLHRVLVNQEKTRVTVASLHSLPFDRVIQPSPKLISKNNPRRYLDTDFATFLEYISSCEPKTKAFLESRKLN